A window of the Lolium rigidum isolate FL_2022 unplaced genomic scaffold, APGP_CSIRO_Lrig_0.1 contig_70191_1, whole genome shotgun sequence genome harbors these coding sequences:
- the LOC124682192 gene encoding AP-3 complex subunit sigma-like: MISFFSSQGTKLVYKHLATLYFVFVFDSSENELAMLDLVQVFVETLNRCFKNVCELDIVFNFNKLHAVLDEMILGGQVIETSSEEIMRSVEEIARLEKQSSTTSLIPKSISQRFSR; the protein is encoded by the exons ATGATCTCCTTTTTCTCTTCACAGGGGACAAAACTGGTCTACAAGCATTTGGCGACACTATACTTCGTTTTTGTATTTGACAGCTCTGAGAATGAGCTTGCTATGCTCGACCTTGTACAAG TATTTGTTGAAACATTGAATAGATGCTTCAAGAATGTCTGCGAGCTTGACATTGTATTTAACTTCAACAAG CTGCACGCAGTTTTGGATGAAATGATACTGGGAGGACAAGTGATTGAAACAAGTTCAGAGGAAATAATGAGATCTGTAGAAGAGATTGCGAG GTTGGAGAAACAATCAAGCACGACAAGCCTCATACCAAAGTCGATTTCGCAGCGCTTCAGCCGCTGA